The stretch of DNA GTTTGAAACACCATTTAGCGTGACATCAATCAGACAGCTCGTGAATGGGAAAGAGACCTTGATGTTAGATTACCTCACCAATATTTATCGGGTGGATGGTAAAGACCAACTTGCTAAATATCGGGCTAATATTGGCCAATAGTCAGTATTCACGTTACTGCTCAAATACCCGGACATGTTCCGGGTGTTTTTTTAAACCCCGCTAAAATAACTGTCAATCAATAAGCTACAGAATCAGGGCTCAATAGTTTTTCCTTTTAGTTCTCTTCTGGAGCCTGAATATGAGCAAGAAAGCTGATTTCCTCACTGATACCAAAATCCCTTTATTACGTTCTCTTACCCTCGGTACCGGCGAAACCCTAAGTGAACTGGTTATGCGTGTACCTACCCGTGGTGACATGCGTAAAGCCCAGCGCCATAGCAAAGAACAGGCTGATTCGGAAACCTTTCTGTTTGCTCTTTTGACTGGTCTGACGATGGAAGATATTGATGCACTAACGCTTGCTGATAGCGCTGAGGTATCAAAAACCTTTCGCCACTTATGTGGAGAATCTACCGACGAGTCCTGAAAACTTACAGTCTATCGATGAATGGCTGGTACTCGAATTTCGATTGTCACCGGCTGAGATAGATAACCTGAGTTTTGTTGACGAATACTGGCGGTGGTTTGAACTGGCTCAAGAGCGGAATAACCAGCGCATTGAAGCGATGAATCAATAATATAGAGGCGTTATGAGTAATACTATCTCTGTAGGTCTACGCCTGGGAGCGGTGCTTGATAACGCCTTTAGCTCTGTTTTTGGTAATGCCAATACTACCGTTAACCGGCTAGGCCGAACCACTGAAGCCTTATCCCAGCGCCAGCAGCGCCTAGGCCAGATTATGAGCCGGGCTCTGAGCCACCCCACCCGAAATATTCAAGCACTGCGTACCCAATATGAGCGCCTGGGCCAATCCCTTGACCGACTAAGAACCAAACAAACCAAGCTCAATGCCGCCATGGCCAAACAAAAGGCGTTAGCCGATCAGCGCCAGGCCATGGGCGGGGAAATGATGGGCACCGCCGCTGCGGCCTGGGGGAATGCCACCATGCTCAGGGAGAGCGTTGGCCGTAGTGCCGAACTTAAAGATAGCTTGAGGGATGCACGGATCAAAGGCAGCTTAAGCGCTGAAGATGAAGCTCAGTTAGGTAAAGTCGTTCGAGATGCAGTAAAAGGCACAAATCAAGGCCATATGGAACTCTCTGTTGGTGTCGGCCAGTTGGTGGAAGGCGGTACCAGCATGGAGGAGATCCAAGCTTATGCTCCATTACTCGGAAAGGCTGTCACAGGGCTACGAATCAGCATGGATCAAGGTGCCGAGTCATTTCTGGCATTACGTGATATGGGTGTTGGCAGTGAAGAGCAAATGCGCCAGGCGCTTGATCAACTGATTTGGTCAGGTAAGCAAGGCGGTTATGGCATGGCTAATATGTTTAATGCCATTGGCCAACTCGGTGATGAAATTAAGAAAAATAAGCTGGGCATGGATTCCTTGGGGGATATTGCAGCCACCTTACAGATTGGTGATGGCACGATGGGAGCCGAAAATGCCATGTCTGGGCTGAAAGGCTGGCTGACAGAAATGAACACGGATAAACGTGCTGCTGCGTTTTCCAGTGCCTACAAAACTATCGATCCCAATGCAGAATTCGATTACCAAGCATCCATGAAACAAGCTGTTGCTAATGGATATAGCGAATTTGAAGCCAGTATGAAAATTGCCAGTGGTTTCTTAGAGAAGCGACTCGGCGCGGCGGGTATGGCTGAGATGAATAAGTACAAGGGAAATGCGGAAAAACAAGCTGAACTCATGGAGAAATTTGGCCTGTCTGAAATATTTAAGGATAACAATCAGGTCAATATGGTGCTGGGTTACCGGCAGAATAAAGAAGAGTATGACCGTATTCGCGATGGTGGAAAATCTAACGGTGAGTCAGCCGGGACATTACAACAAACCGCTGATTTACGCATGGATTCCCCTATGGAGAAGTTTAAAGCCTTTGGTAATACCCTAAAAGAGCTCTCCATTACGGTAGGTGATGCATTATTACCGCCAGTCATCCAGTTGGTGGATACGCTGATGCCCATTATTGGCAATATTTCAGGATGGATAGCCGCAAACCCTAAGTTGGTTGCCGGTCTTGTCGGAGCCGCTACGGCTGTCGTCGCCCTTAAAGTGGCCACATTAGGTGCGTCCTGGGGCATGAATTTCTTCGTCAAATCGCCGATGGCCATGTTGAACGTTGCCCTGGCTAACAGCAGTGCCAAGCTGGAGCTGTTCCGTGCTCGTATGTTGCTAGGTTCAGCCACTGGCACAAGATTCAGTAGTGTATTCCCTGGCATAGCGGCATCAGTGACCACGCTCGGTAAAACCTTTGCCAGCGTTGGGCGGATGATGTTCTTAAGCCCTATCGGGTTGGTGATTGGGGCTATTGCCGTGGCCGCTTTGCTGATTTACAAGTACTGGCAACCTATCAAGGCCTTTTTCAGCGGTGTATTTGAGGGTATTGCCGAAGCCGTTGAGCCTATCGGTGCCGCCTTTACTGAAGTCTTTGGCCCCGTCGGTGAGCTGTTTAAGCCTCTGGTTGAATGGGTATCCAAAGCCTGGAATTGGGTTAATAAGTTATTTGAGCCTGTTAACTCTACGGCTCAAGAACTGACGAACGCCAAGGACGCAGGACGGTCATTTGGTCAGGTGTTAGGCCAAGCCATCAATATTGTGTTACTTCCCTTAAAGCTTATGTTCAAGGCAGTCGGTTTAGTCTCAGAAGGGATTAAAGCCGCGTTCGCCTGGTCACCGATGGAAACTATCAGAACGGTCTGGGGAAGTATCTCCGGCTGGTTCAGTAGTACCTGGGACACAATCACCGGTTCTGTTAGCAGTGGTATTCAGAGTGCGTCAGATAAAATCACCAGTTGGTCTCCTTTGGATATGTTCAAAAACCTTTTCAGCAGCGTTTTAAGCTGGTTTGGTGTTGAACTGCCTGGTTCATTCTCAGCGGCAGGTGAAGCCATTCTGGATGGGCTGATTACCGGTATCACTAGTAAAGCTGCTGCCGTCAAGGACTCTATTTTGGGTTTAGGGAGTTCTATCAGTGGTTGGTTCCAGGGCAAACTCGATATTCATTCGCCGAGCAAGGTATTCATAGGCTTTGGTGAAAATATTTCTGAAGGTGCTGCTATTGGTATCGACAATCAATCTGGGATGGTTGGTAAAGCGGCTCTCGATTTAGCTTCAGCCACGAACATCCCTCTGGCCAGCCCAACCTTATCAGCCCCCAACTTACTCAATAATAATGTACCGGGTATTCAGTCTCCGGGTGCCGATGCTATTCGCAGTCAACAATTCGCCAGCTCATCAACAGGAATGAGCATCACATTTGCCCCTCAGATTACCGTTCAGGGTAATAGTGATGTCAGGTCGCAGGTAAATGATGCGTTAAAGATGAGCTTTAGCGAGTTTGAGAGGCTGATGAAAGAGTACGAGCATCGTACTAACCGTAGTGCCTATAAGGGGATTAACGGATGAAACGCTGGGCCATTTTAGGTGATTTTTCATTTGATATTCTGAGCAGCCCCCATGCCTATGGCCATCGTTCGTCGGTGACGTGGGCAGAACACGCCCTTATTCAAGGTAAGCCAAAACTGGAGTATGTCGGCGACGAACTGGATGAGATTACCTTTGAAGTCCTGTTCCATTCCCATCTGGTAAAGACTGAAACTCAGTTACGTTTACTCCGGGAAGCGAAAGAAAAACATGAACCCATGGCGCTGGTTATGGGGGATGGCGATTATAAAGGGCCGTATGTCATCGCCAACGTTGATACCAACGCCAACACCACCACACCGGGTGGCCGCATTCGCTCTGCCACGGTCAGTCTGACATTAAGAGAATATACCGGTGAATTTACCCGTGCGGCACCGGGTGAAGGATTGCTGGGCTCTCTTCTGACCTATGTTGATGCTAAGACCGGAACTGACCTAAAGAATATGGCTCAGGAAGCGATCGGCTATGCCAAGACCGCCATGAATGTGATTAATGCCGGTATGGATGCCTATCACGAGATTAAAGAAAATCCACTATCAGTGCTAGGTGCGCTCTCCGAACTGTCATCGATTACCGGTGGTGCTATCGGGCCACTGGAACAGCTATCAGGTTTAGCGGATGTGTTTAGGGATGGCCAAGAGCTTGTGGATGCCGGTAAACAGGCATTAGATGATGTACGCCAGGCTGTAGATTATCTGAAAGATGACAGTTTATCGATTTGGGATCGTCTCGACAGTGCGGCAGACAGTATGGGTAATGCATCAAGTTCATTAGAAAGCGCCAGTTCCAATGCACTAGCGCTGAGCGTCGGCGTAGCCACCCGGAGACTATTATCATGACCCAGCAATATCGGTTTCATATCACGACTGAAGGTGAACGTTGGGATCAACTCGCCTGGCGCTATTATGGCGATGCTTATCTTTATCCTCAAATCATTGCCGCTAATCGTCATGTGGCCATCACACCCACATTTAAGGCCGGAATAACCATTGCTATCCCGCTGTTGGAAAGCAAACCCTCTTCAGTAGGAATGCCGCCATGGAAATCATGAAAAATAACGTGCCGGTGTCTGATTTTCGGCTTTTATATGAAAAGAAAGACATCAGCAGTGAACTGGCTGCTTACCTGATATCGATTACTTATACCGATTTTCTCAGTGGTCAGGCTGATGAGTTGTCTATTGCGTTAGAAAATATTGACGGCCGTTGGTATGGTGAATGGTATCCCGGCCAGGGTGATGAACTGACCTTTGATCTGGGGTGGTTGGGAGAAGAACGCCGCCAGATTGGCGTTTTCGAGATTAACGACATCGATTTTCAGTTCTCACCCAGCACGGTGACCATTACCGCTCAGGCGGTAGGTATCAAGAATTCAGTCAGAACGAAAACTGCCCGTGCCTATGAGAAGATGACGCTGGATAAAATTGCTAAACAAATAGCAGATCGTCAGGGTCTAACCTTAGTTGGCGCTATTGAACCTATCGCTTTAGACCGGTTGACGCAGCAAGAGTCTGATATTGAGTTTCTTAAAAAACTGGCTGATGAATATGACTATGCTTTCAAAATTGAAGGCAGTAAGCTAATTTTTCATGCCATTTCTGAGCTTTTACGTCTTCCTCCTGTGGCCACCTTCAAGTTAACGGATATTTCCGGTGGCCATATTCGTGACCAGATTAAACAGGTACCAAAAGCAGTGGAAGTTAAGTCACACGATCCCGCCAAGAATAAGACCATCACTTATGATGTTAAGAACGGTGAAATGACGGCGAAAGACTCTAGCGTTAGCAAGTCAACAACCAGCGCCGACACCATCAAAACCTCAACCCGTTCGACTTCTCCTGAAGTGGCCACGGCTAAGGCTCAGGCAGAACTGGCAAAAGCTAACCGGGAGCGTACTGGCGGCAATATTGATTTAATGGGTAATCCTAATTATCTCAGTGGTAACTCAATCAGGCTTGAAGCCGGTGGTGAACTGAATGGTGACTACCTTATCCAATCTGCACAGCACCAATTAGACCGTTCCGGGGGATGGAATACCGCCCTGGATATCTGCCGCATCCGAGAGGCTGAAATTGTCACTGTCAAAGCGGATAAATCTAAGTCCACATCATCTGCATCCACACCTAAAAAGAAAGTCGTTATCTATGATGTGAAGAATGGACAAATGGGGAAAAAATGAATCTTGAATATGGCACTGTCTCCGCATGGGACGCTAAAACCTGTCGTATCCGGGTTGACCTTCATGAAAATGGGCTGACCTCTTATTGGTTACAAGTCCCACAAGGGTACTCCAAAAAATCAAAGCGCCGTTGTCCTGTCGAACTGGGTACGCCGGTTGCGATCCTCCTTAAAGACGATGGTGTAGGTGGTGTATTACTTGGCGCTGTTTATTCTGAGGCGGAACCCCCACCTATCGAGGATGATGATACTGATTATATGGAATATAAGGATGGCACAAAACTGTCCTATTCCCCCTCAGAACATAAGCTGGATCTCAATATCTCAGCAGGCACTGTGGATATAACCGCTCCGGCAGGCGTAACGATTAATGCCGCTGCCGGTGTCACTATCAATGCCGCATCAGGTGTAGCCATTAATGCAGGGTCTGGCGGTACAACGGTTATTGGCGTTGTTAACGTGACGGGTGACGTTATCGCCGATGGTATCTCATTAAAAAACCATACTCATCCGGGCATTCAAACAGGTTCATCATCAACGGGTCAGCCGCAATAAGTCTTTTTAACCTTCATTAAAATCAGTATTTTCCCATCCAGCTATCATAGCCATATGAAAATACTGAACTCCATTACATCAGCGCATTGGCAACCAGAACTGGGTACTCCCGGTTCTGTCGTTGAAGGCTTGTCTGATTTAAATCAGGCCATTCGGGTCATTCTATTAACACCTAAAGGGAGTGACCCACATCGACCTGAGTTTGGTTCTGATATCAATAAATACATCGACTGGCCAGCCAATCTCATCACGCCTTACCTTGTCCGTGAGTCAGTGGAGGCTATAAAGCGCTGGGAGCCGAGAGTAACAGTTATTCAGGTTATTGTTGATATAGACAGTTCCAAGGTCACCTTACGCGTTAAATGGAAAGTGGCAGACGGTATAGAAGAAAGTGAGGTTGCTTATGAGCGAACTAGCACCACCTGAGTTTGTCAGCATTGACCCCAAAGCTATTGAGCTGGATTTGATTGCCCGATATGAAGAGATATCAGGTAAAAAATTGTACCCGGCTCAGATTGAGCATCTGTTTATTAATCTACTGGCTTATGCCAAAGCCCGTACATTAGCCCGAATTCAGCACACTGGGGAACAGATGCTGCCCCGCTTCAGTGAAGCCCCCATTATTGATTACCTGGCGGAGCTGGTTGGCGTTATCCGTTTACCCGCACAGCCAGCACGCTGTACGTTACGTTGGCAATTCGATGCAGCCATCACCCAAGATATTTTCATTCCTATGTTTACTGTCGTCGGTAATGAAGATGGTAGCGTTTCCTTCAGTACGGATTTGGATGTTGTTATTCCTGCTGGCTCATTGTCGGCGGATGTTAGCGCAACGTGCAAGGTTGTTGGCCAACAGGGTAATGGGTATCTACCCGGCAAAATCAACAAATCAGAACGTCTTCTGGATGCCGGTTTATTGGTCAGTAATATCAGTGCTACCGCTGGCGGTGACGATGAGGAAACCACACCGGCGTTACGTGAGCGGATGATGTTGGCACCAGAAGGTTATACCAGCGCCGGGAGTTATGGCGCTTATAAGTTTCACGCCTTATCCGTTCACCAATCCATTATTGATGTGGTTGTTCTTGGCCCTG from Limnobaculum xujianqingii encodes:
- a CDS encoding baseplate assembly protein — protein: MSELAPPEFVSIDPKAIELDLIARYEEISGKKLYPAQIEHLFINLLAYAKARTLARIQHTGEQMLPRFSEAPIIDYLAELVGVIRLPAQPARCTLRWQFDAAITQDIFIPMFTVVGNEDGSVSFSTDLDVVIPAGSLSADVSATCKVVGQQGNGYLPGKINKSERLLDAGLLVSNISATAGGDDEETTPALRERMMLAPEGYTSAGSYGAYKFHALSVHQSIIDVVVLGPDLDNRIPPGQVWIYPLTKDGLPTVELIQLIETKLSSEKKRPINDRVLVKVPEIVEYDINAELTLYRSADVTTTVNLAEKAITTWEAARALRLGVDIVPHQVSKTLSVVGVYDITLNSPTKRIVKPYEWAVCTAIQVLPVGISDE
- a CDS encoding phage tail assembly protein, with the protein product MSKKADFLTDTKIPLLRSLTLGTGETLSELVMRVPTRGDMRKAQRHSKEQADSETFLFALLTGLTMEDIDALTLADSAEVSKTFRHLCGESTDES
- a CDS encoding phage baseplate assembly protein V, which translates into the protein MNLEYGTVSAWDAKTCRIRVDLHENGLTSYWLQVPQGYSKKSKRRCPVELGTPVAILLKDDGVGGVLLGAVYSEAEPPPIEDDDTDYMEYKDGTKLSYSPSEHKLDLNISAGTVDITAPAGVTINAAAGVTINAASGVAINAGSGGTTVIGVVNVTGDVIADGISLKNHTHPGIQTGSSSTGQPQ
- a CDS encoding phage tail protein, yielding MKRWAILGDFSFDILSSPHAYGHRSSVTWAEHALIQGKPKLEYVGDELDEITFEVLFHSHLVKTETQLRLLREAKEKHEPMALVMGDGDYKGPYVIANVDTNANTTTPGGRIRSATVSLTLREYTGEFTRAAPGEGLLGSLLTYVDAKTGTDLKNMAQEAIGYAKTAMNVINAGMDAYHEIKENPLSVLGALSELSSITGGAIGPLEQLSGLADVFRDGQELVDAGKQALDDVRQAVDYLKDDSLSIWDRLDSAADSMGNASSSLESASSNALALSVGVATRRLLS
- a CDS encoding phage tail tape measure protein; amino-acid sequence: MSNTISVGLRLGAVLDNAFSSVFGNANTTVNRLGRTTEALSQRQQRLGQIMSRALSHPTRNIQALRTQYERLGQSLDRLRTKQTKLNAAMAKQKALADQRQAMGGEMMGTAAAAWGNATMLRESVGRSAELKDSLRDARIKGSLSAEDEAQLGKVVRDAVKGTNQGHMELSVGVGQLVEGGTSMEEIQAYAPLLGKAVTGLRISMDQGAESFLALRDMGVGSEEQMRQALDQLIWSGKQGGYGMANMFNAIGQLGDEIKKNKLGMDSLGDIAATLQIGDGTMGAENAMSGLKGWLTEMNTDKRAAAFSSAYKTIDPNAEFDYQASMKQAVANGYSEFEASMKIASGFLEKRLGAAGMAEMNKYKGNAEKQAELMEKFGLSEIFKDNNQVNMVLGYRQNKEEYDRIRDGGKSNGESAGTLQQTADLRMDSPMEKFKAFGNTLKELSITVGDALLPPVIQLVDTLMPIIGNISGWIAANPKLVAGLVGAATAVVALKVATLGASWGMNFFVKSPMAMLNVALANSSAKLELFRARMLLGSATGTRFSSVFPGIAASVTTLGKTFASVGRMMFLSPIGLVIGAIAVAALLIYKYWQPIKAFFSGVFEGIAEAVEPIGAAFTEVFGPVGELFKPLVEWVSKAWNWVNKLFEPVNSTAQELTNAKDAGRSFGQVLGQAINIVLLPLKLMFKAVGLVSEGIKAAFAWSPMETIRTVWGSISGWFSSTWDTITGSVSSGIQSASDKITSWSPLDMFKNLFSSVLSWFGVELPGSFSAAGEAILDGLITGITSKAAAVKDSILGLGSSISGWFQGKLDIHSPSKVFIGFGENISEGAAIGIDNQSGMVGKAALDLASATNIPLASPTLSAPNLLNNNVPGIQSPGADAIRSQQFASSSTGMSITFAPQITVQGNSDVRSQVNDALKMSFSEFERLMKEYEHRTNRSAYKGING
- a CDS encoding phage late control D family protein; protein product: MEIMKNNVPVSDFRLLYEKKDISSELAAYLISITYTDFLSGQADELSIALENIDGRWYGEWYPGQGDELTFDLGWLGEERRQIGVFEINDIDFQFSPSTVTITAQAVGIKNSVRTKTARAYEKMTLDKIAKQIADRQGLTLVGAIEPIALDRLTQQESDIEFLKKLADEYDYAFKIEGSKLIFHAISELLRLPPVATFKLTDISGGHIRDQIKQVPKAVEVKSHDPAKNKTITYDVKNGEMTAKDSSVSKSTTSADTIKTSTRSTSPEVATAKAQAELAKANRERTGGNIDLMGNPNYLSGNSIRLEAGGELNGDYLIQSAQHQLDRSGGWNTALDICRIREAEIVTVKADKSKSTSSASTPKKKVVIYDVKNGQMGKK
- a CDS encoding tail protein X gives rise to the protein MTQQYRFHITTEGERWDQLAWRYYGDAYLYPQIIAANRHVAITPTFKAGITIAIPLLESKPSSVGMPPWKS
- a CDS encoding GPW/gp25 family protein produces the protein MKILNSITSAHWQPELGTPGSVVEGLSDLNQAIRVILLTPKGSDPHRPEFGSDINKYIDWPANLITPYLVRESVEAIKRWEPRVTVIQVIVDIDSSKVTLRVKWKVADGIEESEVAYERTSTT